Proteins from a genomic interval of Halopseudomonas litoralis:
- a CDS encoding VanZ family protein, whose translation MWLNLLRHWGRYRLLYRILFFSVLFLGMYLGMRPGPPPTLFKFSFVDSVYHAGGLFVCTLLSYLAFPRWRWWLRGVLMFSVGVAVEFVQSFHPTRSADIHDIYANSIGVGAGLLVVLAWQCYATRRV comes from the coding sequence ATGTGGCTGAACCTTCTTCGGCATTGGGGCCGTTATCGTCTGCTTTACCGCATTTTGTTCTTCTCGGTGTTGTTCCTCGGCATGTACCTCGGCATGCGCCCTGGGCCGCCGCCGACGCTGTTCAAGTTCAGCTTTGTCGACTCGGTTTATCACGCCGGTGGATTGTTCGTCTGCACCTTGCTCAGCTACCTTGCCTTCCCTCGGTGGCGTTGGTGGTTGCGTGGTGTGTTGATGTTCAGCGTGGGTGTGGCGGTGGAGTTTGTGCAGTCCTTCCACCCTACCCGTTCGGCGGATATCCATGACATCTATGCCAATAGCATAGGGGTCGGCGCAGGATTGCTGGTGGTGTTGGCTTGGCAGTGTTATGCCACACGCAGGGTATGA